Below is a genomic region from Streptomyces sp. RPA4-2.
CCTTCGTCATCGTCACCGGCGGCATCGACCTGTCGGTGGGCTCGCTCTTCGCCCTCGGCGGGGTGCTGGCAGCCTGGGGATCGCAGTACGGAACGGCGGTGGCGCTGTTGCTCCCGCTCGCCGTGTGCGGACTGATCGGGCTGGTCAACGGCCTGCTGATAGCCCGCTCGCGACTGGCTCCGTTCATCGTCACGCTGGCGGCGATGCTGGGGGCCAGGGGCATCCTGCTCTCCGTCACCGACGAGGGCTCGACGACGTATCTCGTGGACAAGGACTCGTTCTTCGCGAAGCTCGGCCAGGACACGTTGCTCGGTATCGGCATCCCCGTGTGGATCACCGTCGCACTGTTCGTGCTCGGCGCGGTCGTGCTCCGGCGTACCCGCTTCGGCCAGTACGTCTACGCGGTCGGAGGTAACGAGGACGCGGCGGCGCTGATGGGCGCCCCCGTGGCCCGTACGAAGATCTCCGTCTACACGCTCTCCGGGCTCTGCGCGGGGCTCGCCGGGGCACTCAACGCGGCCTGGCTGGTGTCGGGCGTGACGATCCTCGGCTCCGGCATGGAACTGGAGGCGATCTCCGCGGTGGTGATCGGCGGCACGCTGCTCACCGGAGGGTTCGGCTTCATCAGCGGTTCGCTGGTGGGTGTTCTGCTGCTGAAGGTCATCCAGAACGTCATCAACCAGATCGGTTCACTGGAC
It encodes:
- a CDS encoding ABC transporter permease codes for the protein MTTDVDTPVSAKSTAEDDPPGATRSERLSALAQQHGALVTLVVAMIAASLSFDTFLTGDNLENMALSSAFLAVVALGMTFVIVTGGIDLSVGSLFALGGVLAAWGSQYGTAVALLLPLAVCGLIGLVNGLLIARSRLAPFIVTLAAMLGARGILLSVTDEGSTTYLVDKDSFFAKLGQDTLLGIGIPVWITVALFVLGAVVLRRTRFGQYVYAVGGNEDAAALMGAPVARTKISVYTLSGLCAGLAGALNAAWLVSGVTILGSGMELEAISAVVIGGTLLTGGFGFISGSLVGVLLLKVIQNVINQIGSLDSAYQQVVSGAFLAVVVIAQTWLGRRRRVL